The region GCACGGCCGCCTTGATGCGCTCTAACTCGGCCATCAGCTCGTCGTCGATGTGGAGCCGGCCGGCGGTATCGATAATGACTAGCTGGTGCCCTTGTTGGTGCGCGGCAGCCACCGCCTCACGGCACAACACAACTGGATCACCCTCGGCGTGCGAGGGATGCACGGGACAGCCAATCTGACCCGCCAGCGTGACCAGTTGCTGGATGGCTGCGGGCCGATAAACGTCCGCCGGCACCAGGTACGGAGCGGGGCGCCCCTGCTGCTTGAGGTGGCGGGCCAACTTGGCCACGGTGGTGGTCTTGCCGGCCCCGTTCAGGCCGACCAGCATCAGCACCACCGGCGGCACGCCGTTGAGATCCAGCGCCACCGCCCGGCCACCCATGAGCTGGGCCAACTCGGTATTGACGATCTTGATGAAGTGCTGCTCGGGCGTCAGGCTGGCCAGGACCTCCTGGCCCACTGCTTGCGCACGCACGCGCTCGAGGAAATCCTTGACCACCTGGAAGTTGACGTCCGCCTCCAGCAAGGCCAGACGCACCTCGCGCAGGGCCTCGTCGATGTTGCGCTCAGTGATCTTGCCGTGCCCGCGCAGCCGCTTGATCGTCTGCTCGAATTTCTCTGACAGATTGTCGAACATGTGCCCCGCGCCCTCACCTCGGGCGCAAAAAAATTGCCGGATCGCGGACGCTATAGAATGGGGTGGGTATTGTCAACAAAGCGCTCCGGGGCGGGCTAGCCCCGGGGCCACGACCTATTCGATCGCCACGCCGCCCGGGCCGGTTTGCGCCTTGACCCCGGTGCGAGCCTGCAAATCCTGCATCCGACGCTCGACCTCTTTCTTGTCACGATCGAGGATCGCCATTTGGCTCTTCAGAGTATCGCGCTCCTTCACGAGCACACCGACCTTGTCCGATAACTCGGTGACCTGTTCCTCGAGCTGCACGGCTTTGCCCCATTTCTGGTAGCCGATGAAGACGCCCGCGAGCATCGCTACCAACAGAATGACCAGCCGTTGGGTGTACGTCCAGAGCCGTTCTCTGAGTTCTGTTGCTTCGGTTTCCGCCATGAATCCTCCGCTGGTCAGCCCGCGAGATGCCCGGGCAATACCACAGCGTACCAGCGGAGAAAAGCCGCCGCTCAAGCGGCGGCGCGTAGACCAACGGGCCGAAACCGCTGGCGGCGAGCGGGTTCGCTCCCGTACTGCAACCGCCAGCGCCGCAGTGCTAGGCGAACGGCCGCGGGCTCGAAGCCAAACATCTCGCACAGGTTCACGAAGGAGAAGACCCAGCTCCAGTCATTCGCCCGAATCCATGATTCCGCCTCGCTGAAGTTGGCGCGCTGCTGGCGAGTGGCTTGGGGGGCGTTGCGCCTGTAAGTCTCCAGGCCGTCGGCGAACACCGCCCACATCAATGCCCGCTCGCCCGAGAGTCTCGCGGTATCGCCATCCGGCCGGTAGAACTGTTCGGGGAGGACAGAGTCTGCTCCCAATAGGTCTTGGAGCACGGACTCTGCTTGCCAATATTGCTGGGGCATAGCGCACCTCCTCGATCGAGATTCTTCACCCGGACCTCTCCACCTGCAAAGCAATTCAGCGGCCAGTTTGAGCCTCTTCCTATTCCATGGGACCTGCTATGAAGGCCGCCACCATGCGGCCGGGAGTGCCAAAAAGCGCTCCAGGCCTACGCCGATTGCGTCACTCTCCGGGGTGATGTGGCGCGGCAAATCACTGGCCGGCGCCAGCAGCAGATATCGGCGGAGGTGGCGGTAGGGGCAAGCGGACGCGGAAGGTTGATCCTTGACCGACGCGGCTGGTGACTTCGATGCTGCCTCCCAAAAGGGTCACGAAGCGGCGGCAGAGGTAGAGGCCCAACCCCACGCCATCGTGCGTCGGCGCATTGCCGCCCTGGACGAACATCTCGAAGATGTCCGCGGTCTTCTCGGCAGGAATGCCGCAACCGGTGTCGCGCACCTCGATAACCAGTTGGCCGCGCTGATCCGCTGCGCGCACCTCCAAGTTGACCTCGCCGTGGTCGGTGAATTTCAGCGCGTTGTGGATGAGGTTACGCACGACCGCGTGCAGTTTGGCCGCGTCGGTCCAAACCGACTGCTGCGGCTCGGCCACGCTGAATTCGAGCCGCACGCCCGGTTTGAGCCAACGGGCCGGGACCTGGGCGCGCACGGTCTCGATGAAGTCGCCGATGCGCACTTCGCTACGCTCAACACTGACCCCGCCGGCTTCGAGTCGGTTAAGATCGAGCGTAGCCTGGACCATCTGCAGCAGGTCCAGCGCCCGGTCGCGCATCCGGTCCAGGGCATCCGCCTGATCGCTGTGTACGGGTCCGAGCGTGCCGTCGCGCAGCAAGTCGGTGTAGCCGAGGATGGCGTTGAGCGGGGTGCGTAGCTCGTGTGACATGGCGGCGACGAACTCCGATTTGACACGATTGGCACCACGCAACTGCTCGGCCAGGTGGGCATTATTGAGCGCGACCACGCCCAGCTGCGCCAACCCCGATAGTATCCGGCGCTCGCGGGCGGTGAACGGGCCGGTACGATTCTCATGCATGATGCCGATGGTGGCCAGCGGCTCTCCGGCACGGGCGAGTAGCACCGTCAGCGACGAACGCACGTGCCAGCGCCGCATCAGCGCTGGTGGCACCAGCTGTTGGACATCGCGGTCTTGGATCTCGATCGTGCCGGCGCGGCGCAACTCCTGATAGAAGAGCGGCAGGGTGGCTTCGTCGAGTTCGACAGCGCGCAACTCCTCCAGTGCCCGTTCTGCCAACTCGGGTGCAACGGCGGCGGCCAAGCGCCAGCAACGCCCCTCGGGGCGGTATACCGCTGCTCCATCGCTCTGCAGCAGATCACGCGCCAGGCGCGCCAGATCGTTCTCGATCTGGCGCGGGTCGAGGGACTTGCCCAGGGTCTCGGCCACCGTAAGCAGGGCGGTGGCGGTTTCGGCGGCTTCTTGTTGTTCTTCGTACAGGCGGGCATTCTCGAGCGCCAGCGCGGCATGCTCGGCCAGCCCGCGAGCGAGCATGCGCTCGTGCGCCGTAAACGGTGGGCGCGGTCGGCGGTAGACGAACGCCACGGTGCCGACCAGCTGCGCGCCGCGGCGCATGGGGGCAACCAACATGCCGGCAAAGCCGAAGAGCGAAAGCGTCTCCAACGGTATCCGATCCTGAGCGCCGATGTCCGGCACCTCAACCAGAGGCTCGTCCAACAGCGCCAGCGCCCCGGGCAGCTGGGTCAGGTCGACGTAGAACTCGCGCGCGGCGCGCCGCTCTTCCTCGGAGACACCGGACACTTCGGCCACCCGGTAGTGGCTGGCCTCGTCGATCAAGTTGATCGCGCCGACCGAGGCGCCGCACAGCCCAGCGGCGCGGCGCGCCAGCCGGCGCAGCACTTCCGCCCGATTGAGAGTGGCGTTCAACTCCTGCCCGATTTCGATCAACGCCGTCGCCACCGCGGTCTCTCGCCGCGCAGCCTCGCGGGCGGCCACTGCCTCGGTGCGGTAGAAATCCCCCAGATAAGCCCCTGCCACGGTGAGGGCCGCCGCCCCGGCGATGGCCAAGAGCGCCAACACCGGCGACATCGACGAGAGCGGACTCATGCCCAGCACGCTGGCGTAGCCGGCCGTGACACCGATTGCCACAACCGCTTGCCCGACCTTGCCCAGCGGGATCATCAGCGACACCCCAGTGAGCAGCAGGATCAGCCAAATCGCCAGCAAGACCCCGTCGCCACGCACCACCGCGGTATAGGCGATCATGCTGCCGGCCAAGACCAGCACTATCAGCACCGTCAGCACCCGGCCGGCGAGCGGGTTGTGGACTCGCCGGCGAACCCAGACCGCGAAGCCACAGAGCGCGAACTGCACCGCCGCACTGGTTAGCCAGGGCCAGGTGCGCTCGGGGTGTTGGCGCAACTCACTGATGCCGCCCATCACCACCGCCAGCACCAGAATGGCCGTGGCCACCGGTACGCCGCGCACCAGCGCCACCGCCGCATCGCGGCGGATGCTGTCCTTGGCAATACTTTCTCGACTCCGATTCACGCCCGGCTCTGTGATGCGCTTACCCTATAGCCGAGCCGGACCGCTGCGGTCCACAGGCGAGTGGCCCTGTTGACGACATCTTTCGGCATCGTGATCGCCCCGCGGCATTGATCCTGCGCCCGCGCACGGACAACGGCAGAGCGTTTGCCCGAGTTACTGCCCAGCTGTGGCTGGCTGGTCGCGTACCATGACCAGGCCGAAGATGGTGGTCGAGTAAGCTATGCCACCGTCGGGGTGCAAAAACAGCGCCCCGGCCCAGTTGTTGTAGCCCTGCCCAGCACCCGTGCGCAGCTTGTAAACCGTCGCGCCGGTGCGGAAGTCGACGGCCGTGAAATACCACTGTGTGATATCGTCGCGCTCGTCGCGGAAGTAGGTGTAGATCAGGCCGCTGCCCAACGAGAGCTTGAACACGCCGATGTTCTTCTCCGGGCTGGTCCAGACGGTCTCGCAGTGGTAACTGCCATCCGCACTCCGCGTTGCATCGACACGCGTCAGCCCTGCGGCCGGATGGGCGACCGGAAACCAATGGTGACCCCAGTTGTTCTCAACCACCGCTGAATACGTGCCCGCCCCCCGCCCCTGGTCATCGGCTTGCTCGAACGCGATGGCGCTGATGTCGGTACCGCTTTGGCCCTCCTCGAACAGCGGCGCGCTGCATAGCACGCGGCCATCGGCGCGGCTTACGAACAGCAGCTCGATGCGTGGCTCGGCGTTGTTGGTGATCACCACCAGGCCGTCGGCGCCGCCGGTTAGGGTAACCGACGTGCCTGAACCGCGGGTGATGTGGCCCGGCTTCTTGCGGCTGCCGCGGGCGTAGGGCGTGCGCCAATCGGTGACCACGTTGCCTTGATCGTCATGGTGGAAGCGGTAGAGCGCGAAATCCGAAATTATGAAGACACCCTCCGGACCGATGGCAAACGAGTTCTCGATGACCTCGCCCTCGAGCCGAAGCCTGTGCACTGCACCTGAGGCTACGTCCACCGTCCCCACCATGCCGGCAGTAGTGGCGTACCAGTAGTAGTCCCCGCGCCAATCCGGCAGCACCCAGGCAACACTGTCGCGCTTGGGCCACGGCATCGCCACGACGTCGTGCGCCAGATCGTACGTGCGCTCCAGTCTCAGCTGGGCGCCGCTGCGCGGCTCCGGGACCTGGACCACTTGGATCGTGTTGTCGGTGGTCGGTACCACCGCGCGGTCCTGCTGATCCAGGTAGAAGTAGACGCCGGCGCCGATGTACTCCCACGGCCAGAGGCCCTGTAAGACCCAGTAGTAGGGCCGCGGCGGAAGATCGAATGATTGCAGCAGTTCGAGAGTGTAGGGGTCCAGTAGCTCGACGCGAAAACTTCGGCCGTTGCCGTAGACGCCGACCACGCGCCCGGCCCGGTCGTAGGCAATCGTGCCATAGCCGCCAAAGCCGCGTGAGCGCGAGCTGACTCGGGTTTGCACGCCGAGTGGCCCGGGGGCCTCGTAGGTATCGCTCATCGAGGCATCGTTGTGCATGTTGCTGCCCGCATTCGCCGCCATGAACGGATGTTGGGGAACCTTGACGTGGGGAATGGGCTGGGAGGAGTTCACGGGTTGATAGCGGGTGAGTTGCCCGCCCACGCCGCCCCGCTGGTCGCCGTCACCGATGGTGTTGCTCCGCAGCAGGCGCAGCGCTTCGCCAGGGAAGAACAGCCACCCGGGGATAGGCTGCACGCCATCCTCAGCCGAGCCGCATCCCGGCAAGACAACGCCGAGCAGCCACAGATGAACGCAGACGATCCCCAACCACGCGCGGCGACGTCTTCGCCCGTCTGACAAAGACCCGAGGTCGCGTCGGCTCGGAACGTCAGCTGGCAAGTTCAGTGCCGAGCCCTCAGTGCTGCCGTCGTTATGCATTGGTGGGCACCTGTGGCTTCACGCCTTCGCTTGGGTAGCGCTCAACGGCTCCAGCCGCGGATAGCCCCATTCCTGCAAGGCGAATTTCCAGTGGCGGTTGACCTTATCGATCACCGCGTCGTCCACCCGGTAGGTGTTCTTCTGGAAGTTGGTCACCGCGTCACTGTAGGCACGCAAGGCCGGCTCCGCGGCGGCGAACCCGGGCAGGTGCAAGCCGTCGTAGATCCGCCTCAGCTGCTCGAGTGGGGCGGCCTCCAACTCCTCGTACTTCACTTCCACCAGGTGGCCGGCGGGGATCAGCGACTTCTCCGCCAGGTACTTGCACATGAGCTGCTCATAGAAGTGCAGCACCAGGGCTTCGATTTGCTGTGGGCTGATATGCTGCAGCTGCGCCTTGGGCAGCACGACCTTGTACACCCCCTTCATAGAAGGCAGCACGCGGTAGGGGTCGCGGCAGATGTGGATGAACTTCGCCTGCGGGAACAATTCGAGCAGCACCCGGACACGCCCGCTG is a window of Deltaproteobacteria bacterium DNA encoding:
- a CDS encoding GAF domain-containing sensor histidine kinase; the protein is MNRSRESIAKDSIRRDAAVALVRGVPVATAILVLAVVMGGISELRQHPERTWPWLTSAAVQFALCGFAVWVRRRVHNPLAGRVLTVLIVLVLAGSMIAYTAVVRGDGVLLAIWLILLLTGVSLMIPLGKVGQAVVAIGVTAGYASVLGMSPLSSMSPVLALLAIAGAAALTVAGAYLGDFYRTEAVAAREAARRETAVATALIEIGQELNATLNRAEVLRRLARRAAGLCGASVGAINLIDEASHYRVAEVSGVSEEERRAAREFYVDLTQLPGALALLDEPLVEVPDIGAQDRIPLETLSLFGFAGMLVAPMRRGAQLVGTVAFVYRRPRPPFTAHERMLARGLAEHAALALENARLYEEQQEAAETATALLTVAETLGKSLDPRQIENDLARLARDLLQSDGAAVYRPEGRCWRLAAAVAPELAERALEELRAVELDEATLPLFYQELRRAGTIEIQDRDVQQLVPPALMRRWHVRSSLTVLLARAGEPLATIGIMHENRTGPFTARERRILSGLAQLGVVALNNAHLAEQLRGANRVKSEFVAAMSHELRTPLNAILGYTDLLRDGTLGPVHSDQADALDRMRDRALDLLQMVQATLDLNRLEAGGVSVERSEVRIGDFIETVRAQVPARWLKPGVRLEFSVAEPQQSVWTDAAKLHAVVRNLIHNALKFTDHGEVNLEVRAADQRGQLVIEVRDTGCGIPAEKTADIFEMFVQGGNAPTHDGVGLGLYLCRRFVTLLGGSIEVTSRVGQGSTFRVRLPLPPPPPISAAGAGQ